Within Kineothrix sp. MB12-C1, the genomic segment AAGTCTTACATGTTCTTCAATTGCAGAGGATAAAATGAGGAAATCAACACCTTCTTCTATCATCGTTTCTATACTCGGACTCTTTAAGCTTCCGAGCATTTTGGTTTCCTCCATTAATGTAACCGTTTCCTTTGCATCTTCCGTAGTTGCGAAAAGCTTGCCGCCGGCTAACAGCCATGCATCCGCATAGCTTCCCGATAATACTGCCACCCTCTCCGGCAATTCTACTGTGACCTCTCTGTCGCGGGAATCTGTAAAGTGCACTTGTCTTTCAACAAACTCAGTCTGCTCCTCCGCAATCGCTTCCGTATTCACTTGTAATACTTTCTCTGTTTGTACTTGTTCTGCTTTCCCAAGACCGCATCCGCTAAGCAGGAAGATACAAAGGGACAATGTGAGCAAACGACTGGCTCCCTGTAAATATTTAAGATAGATCTCCCGAATCCCCTTGTACTCTCCCAGCCCTTTCAGCAAGCATTTTACATTATAACCCTCTGCCCTTAGCTTCGTTAAAAAGGACACTTCTTCTCCGGACATATCATTCACTGCATGATCCCCTGCTACAAGCATAAGCGGTGCAATCAGAACTGATATTTCCATTCTTTTACTCTTTTCCTGGACGGAAGCATTCATCTTCTTGATTACATCTTCTATCGATGTGGCCCCCTCCACTGTTGCAATATAGATTTCTCTTCCTGCATATTCCCGAAGGGCTTCTTCAAATTTCTTATAAGCGATGTCCGCTTCATGATAAGAACCATGTCCCATCAGAACCACGACCCCCTCCGGAGCATCCTCCTTTATCTCATCCCAAAATGCCTTTGCTGTCAGAGAATAATCCTCTTCCCTTTCCAATAGCGCACAGGCAACCTTTATTTCATCGAAAAAGGCTTCCGATTTCTTAGCCATCTGTTTCATCTTGTTGTTTTCCACCCCATCGATAATATGAGTGGGTAATACCGTTAAATGAGTGATTCCTTTTATTTTCATTTCTTCCAAGGCTTCTTCGATTCCCGGAATCTCAATACCGTCCCTTTTCTTAAGAATCGCTCTTACCATTTTACTGGAATAAGCCTGGCATACTTCACAGTCCGGGTTTTGATCCCGGACTGCTTCCGCAATTTTCTCAATATTTTTTTCGCGTGTTTCATGATATGTCGTTCCAAAGCTGACAATTAAAATTCCCTTTTTCATGCATTTTCTCCGTTGTCTGTCCATTTTTTGCGTTCTACGAAGCGACCCATGCAATAAGCCATAATACCTACACCAATGCCTGTTTGCAGACAGAAGAACAAGCTTTCCACCTCACCGGGAAGCTCTCCGTCTATCATTGTTTCTAACACAGGTGCGAACCAGGGTTCATAGCTTCCGGTAATTTCCTCCACCATAACGCTCCCGGCATCATCCGATCCCCCGAACTCCGCTCCTTTTAATGCGAAAAGCGGAACAAGAGCCATAAGCACTACTATAACAATTAATACAATAACCAAATGTTTTGTTTTCTTCATATGAATAACCATCCTTTCTCGTAATCTGCAAACTTTATTTTCACACTATTTTGCTTTCTTCATGAATCCAATCTTCTTCAGTTCGGGTTTCGCGTAGGTCTCTAACGCAATGATAACTAAAAGGGTCAAAATACCTTCCATAATTGCAAGCGGAAGCTGGGTCGGTGCGAAAACGCTCAAGAACTTAACGATAGAGGCTCCTACACCACCTTCTACGGAAGGATATGCCATCGCAAGCTGTATGCTCGTCACACAATATGTAAAAATATCACCGATAAATGCCGCTAAAAATACAGATACCCATTTATTTACCTTAAGCTTTTTACAAAGCAGATAGATACCATAACTTAAGAACGGGCCGGCGATTGCCATGGAGAAGGTATTGGCTCCCAATGTGGTAAGCCCGCCGTGTGCTAAAAGGAGTGCCTGGAACAGCAGCACAATAATACCGAGAATGCCTACTGCCGTAGGTCCGAATAAAATCGCACCCAAGCCTGTTCCCGTCATATGAGAGCAACTTCCTGTCACCGACGGAATCTTCAGGGATGAAATCACAAAAATGAAGGCTCCTGCCATAGCCAGTAAAGTTATATTTCTTCTGTCTGCCTTAAGCTTCTTTTGAATGGATAAGAATCCGGCAACAAGGAACGGAATGCATAAGATTCCCCACGCAATGCTATATGATGGCGGTAAATAGCCCTCCATAATGTGCATAGCATTTGAATGGAACGTAACGCTCATAAGTGCGGATACGATGGTCAAAGCTGCAATTACTTTTCTTTGTTTTGTTGTCATTGTTTTCTCCTCTTCTCTCTATTTATAAAATTTTATAACTCTTTATAGAAGTGACTCTATTTCAGCAAGTGTTCGCGGATACCTACTCCCCCCTTCCTGTAATAATCCCTTTTTTTTCAATATGCCATATACTTGCATTATCATAGGTTTCTTTAAATTTGCTTTTTCGAGCACTTCTTCTATTTGAAAGACTTCCTCCGGTTTCCCGTCGGCAATCACCTTTCCTTTCCAAAAGACCAAAATTCGGTCCGCAAAGCGATAAGCGAAATCCACATCATGAGTGGACAGCATTACCGTCTTACCTTCCCCTTCCAAGTCTCCCAACACCTTTTCCAGTGCCTCCGCATTGACCGGATCGAGGGACGCTGTGGGTTCATCGAATATAACAAGGGGATAATTCATGGCAAGGATATCTGCTATACTCACCCTTTTCTTTTCCCCTTCGCTTAAATAATGGGGTGGACGTTCCACATATTCCTCAAGATCCATCCTCTTTATCGCTCCCACTGTCCACTTTTCTACTTCTTTTCTCGGAAGTTTTTTATTCAGCGGACCAAAGGCTACCTCTGCCTTTACCGTAGAGCCAATGATTTGACTGTCCGCATCTTGGAAAACGATGCCCACATTTCTTGTCAGTTCCTTTCTATTCTTCTTTCCTATTTTTTCTCCATAAAGAAACAGTTCTCCCGCATCCGGCTTTCGTACCCCGTTAAGGTTTAAGAAAAAAGTGGATTTTCCCGCACCGTTAGCTCCCAGAACTGCTATTTTTTCCCTTTCATAAATAATTACCGATACTCCTTGAAGTGCAGGATTATCTTCTTCATAGGAAAAAGTCAACTCTTTTGCCTCTATTATTTTTCTACTCATTGTCCTCTCGCTCATCCTCCTTTTCATCCGCAAATCACAAGCAAAGCCACTCCCACATAGGCGGCTCCCCAAAGTGCCTGAGTCACCGTGAACTTTCTTCTTTCCTCCCAAAACAGGCAGTTGCCCTCATAACCTCTGGATTCCAGAGCATCATAATATTCTCCGGACTTCTTCATCGAAAGAATGAGTAGATTCGCCATCTCACTGCCGAAGGTTCGAAGAGATGTCCTATAGTCACAGTAACCCAAACGCGACTTAGCAGCCTCATTCTGCCGTACA encodes:
- a CDS encoding energy-coupling factor ABC transporter substrate-binding protein — protein: MKKTKHLVIVLIVIVVLMALVPLFALKGAEFGGSDDAGSVMVEEITGSYEPWFAPVLETMIDGELPGEVESLFFCLQTGIGVGIMAYCMGRFVERKKWTDNGENA
- a CDS encoding energy-coupling factor ABC transporter ATP-binding protein, coding for MSERTMSRKIIEAKELTFSYEEDNPALQGVSVIIYEREKIAVLGANGAGKSTFFLNLNGVRKPDAGELFLYGEKIGKKNRKELTRNVGIVFQDADSQIIGSTVKAEVAFGPLNKKLPRKEVEKWTVGAIKRMDLEEYVERPPHYLSEGEKKRVSIADILAMNYPLVIFDEPTASLDPVNAEALEKVLGDLEGEGKTVMLSTHDVDFAYRFADRILVFWKGKVIADGKPEEVFQIEEVLEKANLKKPMIMQVYGILKKKGLLQEGGSRYPRTLAEIESLL
- a CDS encoding energy-coupling factor ABC transporter permease, which produces MSVTFHSNAMHIMEGYLPPSYSIAWGILCIPFLVAGFLSIQKKLKADRRNITLLAMAGAFIFVISSLKIPSVTGSCSHMTGTGLGAILFGPTAVGILGIIVLLFQALLLAHGGLTTLGANTFSMAIAGPFLSYGIYLLCKKLKVNKWVSVFLAAFIGDIFTYCVTSIQLAMAYPSVEGGVGASIVKFLSVFAPTQLPLAIMEGILTLLVIIALETYAKPELKKIGFMKKAK
- a CDS encoding sirohydrochlorin cobaltochelatase; protein product: MKKGILIVSFGTTYHETREKNIEKIAEAVRDQNPDCEVCQAYSSKMVRAILKKRDGIEIPGIEEALEEMKIKGITHLTVLPTHIIDGVENNKMKQMAKKSEAFFDEIKVACALLEREEDYSLTAKAFWDEIKEDAPEGVVVLMGHGSYHEADIAYKKFEEALREYAGREIYIATVEGATSIEDVIKKMNASVQEKSKRMEISVLIAPLMLVAGDHAVNDMSGEEVSFLTKLRAEGYNVKCLLKGLGEYKGIREIYLKYLQGASRLLTLSLCIFLLSGCGLGKAEQVQTEKVLQVNTEAIAEEQTEFVERQVHFTDSRDREVTVELPERVAVLSGSYADAWLLAGGKLFATTEDAKETVTLMEETKMLGSLKSPSIETMIEEGVDFLILSSAIEEHVRLCDTLEAAGITTAYFEVESFNDYADMMKVMTDITGRKDLYEKNVEMIRLEIEYQMERADGSRPSVLFLRAYSTGVKAKGSDSMTGQMFEKLDCINIADHEDGLLEDLSMEAIIHADPDYIFVTTMGESEEAAMNMVEELLTTNPAWNGLKAVQGGHYYVLPKELFHNKPNERWGESYRILAGYLYGEE